The following proteins are co-located in the Periplaneta americana isolate PAMFEO1 chromosome 12, P.americana_PAMFEO1_priV1, whole genome shotgun sequence genome:
- the LOC138710216 gene encoding uncharacterized protein → MDLKRRWIIAVNRKEADGTLWTPSKSSRICSEHFIGGCKSQNPASPAYVPSIFPECYKRESTGTDSLNRFKRLKKRTEIISQPDTSDPLEDSASILVTTKTDAQTQTDRNYDKESKFEFSCMVDGNNVSTQACISAFHALYAKPKCSSKLSVSDSPYEKRGFFGYSSISDESQLNVLAGVNTEIFNLFLNLLSDSTQRKISKENKLLIFLMKMKLALPFAALAVIFNVHRSTISRIFQSVLPTLAQATKNFVFWPSKDTVNATLPTVFKDNYPNCRAIIDCTEIKTEQPPEISQRVYMYS, encoded by the exons ATGGATTTGAAAAGACGGTGGATAATAGCAGTAAATCGGAAAGA GGCAGACGGCACTTTATGGACACCTTCCAAATCATCTAGAATCTGTAGcgaacatttcataggagggtgtAAATCTCAAAATCCTGCTAGTCCAGCATATGTTCCAAGCATCTTTCCTGAATGTTACAAAAGGGAGTCAACaggaacagactctctcaacagatTTAAAAGACTGAAGAAAAGAACTGAAATAATTTCACAGCCGGATACATCAGACCCTTTGGAAGATAGTGCGTCTATCCTAGTGACCACCAAAACTGATGCCCAAACTCAGACAGATagaaattatgacaaagaaagcAAGTTTGAATTCAGTTGTATGGTGGATGGAAACAATGTCAGCACACAAGCATGCATATCAGCCTTCCACGCATTGTATGCCAAACCTAAGTGTTCCAGTAAACTGTCTGTGTCTGACTCCCCATATGAAAAAAGAGGATTTTTTGGTTATAGTTCAATTTCTGATGAATCACAATTAAATGTCCTGGCTGGTGTTAacacagaaatttttaatttatttttgaacttaCTGTCAGACAGTACCCAGCGtaaaattagtaaagaaaataaacttttaatattcttaatgaaaatgaaGTTAGCCTTGCCATTTGCTGCCCTTGCTGTAATTTTCAATGTTCACCGTAGTACTATTTCTAGAATATTCCAATCTGTTTTACCTACACTTGCACAAGCAACTAAAAACTTTGTTTTCTGGCCTAGCAAAGATACTGTTAATGCAACATTGCCTACTGTGTTTAAAGATAATTATCCGAATTGTAGAGCTATTATTGACTGcactgaaattaaaacagaacAACCTCCTGAAATCAGTCAGCGTGTATATATGTACTCTTAA